A window of Sebaldella sp. S0638 contains these coding sequences:
- a CDS encoding ABC transporter substrate-binding protein produces the protein MKKKLFLFMVLMLGLIISCGEKKDTAGAGSGEKEVTLRFSWWGGDSRHKATLDAIKLFEEKNPGIKIKAEYSGWDGHFEKVSTQVTGNTAPDIMQIDWNWLYIFSKNGDGFYNFNDLKDEFDLSNYDENVLSYTTINGKVPAIPVGMNGRVFYYNKALYEKAGLKTPVTIDELISSTKILKEKFGKATYALDISTTDSGVLFFLKYYVEQKFGKSLIDSDNKMGITKEELTEAIQFYKRLVDEGVVLSSKDNAGAGNVPGEQNPLWISGKVGGVYEWNSAISKYQDTLSEGNELVIGDMLTGIGPNKSAFVKVNMALAINKNTKHPKEAAKFLNFLLSDPEAVKILGLSRGIPSNKKAIEVLQKEDLMKGIVPEGLEKALAFAAPKSSPFIEDERIRKIGMIYTQKVDYNELTPEQAGEQMYAELEKVIAQISK, from the coding sequence ATGAAAAAGAAATTATTTTTATTCATGGTATTAATGTTAGGACTTATAATCAGCTGCGGTGAAAAGAAAGATACAGCAGGAGCCGGCAGCGGAGAGAAAGAAGTCACGCTGAGATTTTCATGGTGGGGTGGAGATTCGAGACATAAGGCAACACTTGATGCAATAAAATTATTCGAGGAAAAAAATCCGGGGATTAAAATAAAAGCTGAATATTCAGGATGGGACGGACATTTTGAGAAAGTATCAACACAGGTTACGGGGAATACTGCACCGGATATTATGCAGATAGACTGGAACTGGCTTTATATTTTTTCAAAAAACGGTGATGGTTTTTATAACTTTAATGACTTAAAAGATGAATTTGATCTTTCTAATTATGATGAAAATGTATTGAGCTACACTACAATAAATGGAAAAGTACCCGCTATTCCAGTAGGGATGAACGGAAGAGTATTTTACTATAATAAAGCACTTTATGAAAAAGCAGGTTTAAAAACACCTGTAACAATAGATGAATTAATTTCTTCAACAAAAATTTTGAAAGAAAAATTCGGCAAGGCTACATATGCACTGGATATTTCTACAACTGACAGCGGAGTTTTATTCTTTTTGAAATATTATGTTGAGCAGAAATTCGGAAAATCATTAATAGACAGTGATAACAAAATGGGAATTACAAAAGAAGAATTAACTGAAGCAATTCAGTTCTACAAAAGACTCGTAGATGAAGGTGTAGTATTATCAAGTAAGGATAATGCGGGTGCCGGGAATGTGCCGGGAGAACAGAATCCTCTATGGATAAGCGGAAAAGTCGGAGGAGTTTATGAATGGAATTCGGCAATCAGCAAGTATCAGGATACATTAAGCGAAGGAAACGAGCTTGTAATAGGCGATATGCTAACAGGAATAGGTCCGAATAAATCGGCATTTGTGAAAGTAAATATGGCTCTTGCGATAAATAAGAATACAAAGCATCCTAAAGAGGCTGCAAAATTCCTGAATTTTCTGTTATCAGATCCTGAAGCAGTGAAAATTCTGGGACTCAGCAGAGGAATACCTTCTAATAAAAAAGCAATAGAAGTATTGCAAAAGGAAGATTTAATGAAGGGTATAGTACCGGAAGGACTGGAAAAAGCTCTGGCTTTTGCAGCGCCGAAATCAAGTCCGTTTATAGAAGATGAAAGAATCAGAAAAATAGGTATGATATATACACAAAAAGTGGACTATAACGAGCTTACTCCTGAACAGGCAGGAGAACAAATGTATGCTGAACTTGAAAAAGTCATTGCTCAGATAAGTAAGTAA